Proteins encoded within one genomic window of Sphingomonas sp. NBWT7:
- the hrcA gene encoding heat-inducible transcriptional repressor HrcA has translation MTASPPIAELNDRARDIFRRVVDGYLTSGQPVGSKTLALAGLSLSPASIRSVLAQLEDAGLLAAPHTSAGRMPTDLGLRLFVDGMMQALEPSAEERATIESRAGSGGPVEEALAATTAALSGLSACAGLVMVPKREQVLRSIGFLPLSQGQALAVLVSEDGSVENRVVDLPSGVGPAALVEAGNFMSATLSGLTLSAARARIDRELAQGRAALDGAARALIERGLAVWSEDGGRRPVLIVRGQGRLLDDAANADLDRVRDLLDDLDGKQEIAALLDSARAGDATRIFIGAENKLFALSGSSVIARPFHGSDGRVVGVVGVIGPTRLNYARVVPMVDFTAATLARLMG, from the coding sequence GTGACCGCATCACCGCCGATCGCCGAACTCAACGACCGCGCCCGCGACATCTTCCGCCGCGTCGTCGACGGCTATCTCACCAGCGGGCAGCCGGTCGGATCGAAGACGCTAGCGCTCGCGGGGCTCAGCCTTTCGCCGGCCTCGATCCGCAGCGTGCTAGCGCAGCTCGAAGATGCCGGTCTTCTCGCCGCGCCGCATACGTCGGCGGGTCGAATGCCGACCGATCTCGGTCTGCGGCTGTTCGTCGACGGAATGATGCAGGCGCTGGAGCCGTCCGCCGAGGAGCGCGCGACAATTGAATCGCGCGCTGGCAGCGGCGGCCCGGTCGAGGAAGCGCTCGCCGCGACGACCGCCGCGCTCTCCGGCCTGTCGGCATGTGCCGGGCTCGTGATGGTGCCAAAGCGTGAGCAGGTGCTGCGCTCGATCGGCTTCCTGCCGCTATCGCAGGGGCAGGCGCTGGCGGTACTCGTCAGCGAGGATGGATCGGTCGAGAATCGCGTCGTCGATTTGCCCTCCGGCGTCGGCCCGGCGGCGCTGGTCGAAGCCGGCAATTTCATGTCCGCCACGCTCTCTGGCCTCACCCTGTCGGCCGCCCGCGCGCGGATCGATCGTGAACTCGCGCAAGGGCGCGCGGCGCTCGACGGCGCGGCGCGCGCACTGATCGAACGCGGCCTCGCGGTGTGGAGCGAGGACGGCGGTCGGCGCCCGGTGCTGATCGTGCGCGGCCAGGGTCGCCTGCTCGACGACGCTGCCAACGCCGATCTCGACCGCGTGCGCGATCTCCTCGACGATCTCGATGGCAAGCAGGAGATCGCCGCGCTGCTTGATTCAGCGCGCGCCGGCGATGCGACGCGCATCTTCATCGGCGCAGAGAACAAGCTGTTCGCGCTGTCGGGCTCGTCGGTGATCGCGCGGCCGTTCCACGGCAGCGACGGCCGCGTCGTCGGCGTTGTCGGCGTGATCGGTCCGACTCGGTTGAACTACGCCCGCGTCGTGCCCATGGTGGATTTCACGGCCGCAACGCTCGCCCGCCTGATGGGTTGA
- the rph gene encoding ribonuclease PH yields the protein MRPSGRAPDQMRAISIEPNFTRHAEGSVLIGFGDTKVLVTASIEERVPPFLRGKGQGWVTAEYGMLPRATHTRGSREAAKGKQSGRTQEIQRLIGRSLRAVTDMAALGERQIVLDCDVIQADGGTRTASISGAWVALRLAVDGLMQAGKIDKDPIAQKVAAVSCGIYQGQPVLDLDYVEDSNADADGNFVLLQNGNIAEAQATAEHATYDEEALLRLLRLARIGCTDIFAAQAKAVGR from the coding sequence ATGCGTCCCAGCGGCCGTGCGCCCGACCAGATGCGCGCCATTAGCATCGAGCCGAACTTCACCCGTCACGCCGAGGGATCGGTGCTGATCGGCTTCGGCGATACCAAGGTGCTCGTCACCGCGAGCATTGAGGAGCGCGTGCCGCCGTTCCTGCGCGGCAAGGGGCAGGGCTGGGTGACGGCGGAATATGGCATGTTGCCGCGCGCCACGCATACCCGCGGCAGCAGAGAGGCAGCCAAAGGAAAGCAATCGGGTCGAACGCAGGAAATCCAGCGACTTATCGGGCGTTCCTTGCGCGCTGTCACCGATATGGCCGCGCTGGGCGAGCGGCAGATCGTGCTCGACTGCGACGTGATTCAGGCAGACGGCGGCACGCGCACCGCGTCGATCTCGGGCGCGTGGGTCGCGCTCAGGCTGGCGGTCGACGGGCTGATGCAGGCGGGCAAGATCGACAAGGATCCGATCGCGCAGAAGGTCGCGGCGGTCAGCTGCGGGATCTACCAGGGGCAGCCGGTGCTCGACCTTGATTACGTCGAGGATTCGAACGCCGACGCCGACGGCAATTTCGTACTGCTCCAGAACGGCAATATCGCCGAGGCGCAGGCGACCGCCGAGCATGCGACCTACGACGAGGAAGCGCTGCTGCGCCTGCTGCGGCTGGCGCGGATCGGCTGCACCGACATCTTCGCGGCGCAGGCCAAGGCGGTCGGCCGGTGA